One genomic window of Cercospora beticola chromosome 5, complete sequence includes the following:
- a CDS encoding uncharacterized protein (MEROPS:MER0014065~antiSMASH:Cluster_11~SMCOG1036:alpha/beta hydrolase fold protein), whose translation MTTAGAGVTPAFKIDDSRWVHERVRVGDNEPASPSLEDGIYLHTIACPPPEGEAAKGTVLLIHGFPQTSYQFRRVITPLADAGYHVIAPDYRGAGSSSKPWNGYTKEVMAKDLHNLVKHLGVKDKLHLVGHDIGGMIAHSYAAQFPDNVASIAQGENPLPGTKAYHSTKSSMQVWHFTFHSVPDLPEALIQGRERIYLKHFFDRLVQNPDAISSHDLDVYVTAYAQPGAMRAGLNVYRCFEKDGEDNVKRIEEHAKCQVRSLALWGGQSFANEEMATNMAKEFYNDVEFVAIPGAGHWIAEEKPKEFVETLLQWFEKI comes from the exons ATGACTACAGCAGGCGCTGGCGTGACGCCGGCCTTTAAGATCGACGACTCACGATGGGTCCACGAACGCGTCCGGGTCGGGGACAACGAGCCCGCTTCTCCATCGCTCGAAGACGGCATCTACCTGCACACTATCGCGTGTCCTCCGCCTGAGGGGGAAGCAGCGAAGGGGACGGTTCTGCTCATCCATGGATTTCCACAGACGTCCTATCAGTTCCGAAGAGTGATTACGCCTCTGGCAGACGCTGGCTACCATGTCATCGCGCCAGACTACAGAGGAgcaggaagcagcagcaagccgtGGAATGGGTACACGAAGGAAGTCATGGCGAAGGATCTGCACAACCTCGTCAAGCACTTGGGAGTCAAGGACAAGCTGCATTTGGTGGGACATGATATCG GCGGCATGATTGCGCATTCCTACGCTGCTCAATTTCCGGACAACGTGGCCAGCATAGCACAGGGTGAGAACCCGCTGCCAGGCACTAAAGCATACCACAGCACAAAGAGTTCCATGCAAGTCTGGCACTTCACCTTCCATTCCGTTCCCGACCTCCCCGAAGCCCTGATCCAAGGGCGCGAGCGAATTTACCTGAAACACTTCTTCGACCGCCTCGTACAGAACCCCGATGCCATCAGCTCCCACGATTTGGATGTCTACGTCACAGCTTACGCGCAGCCAGGCGCCATGCGTGCAGGCTTGAATGTTTACAGATGCTTCGAGAAAGACGGCGAGGACAATGTCAAGCGAATAGAAGAGCATGCAAAGTGCCAGGTCAGGTCACTTGCCCTGTGGGGCGGGCAAAGTTTTGCTAATGAGGAAATGGCAACGAATATGGCGAAGGAGTTCTACAATGATGTCGAATTCGTGGCTATACCTGGCGCAGGACATTGGATCGCGGAGGAGAAGCCCAAGGAATTCGTGGAGACTCTACTCCAGTGGTTTGAGAAGATTTAG
- a CDS encoding uncharacterized protein (antiSMASH:Cluster_11~CAZy:AA3): MVAYHLLLGIAITAFARDQYDYVVVGGGTAGLTVAARLSEDTKTTVAVLEAGEDRSQDVNVLAPNLLTSLYSDERYDWNYHTTPQEHVNNNVIAHPRGKQLGGSSAINFLWWTHASQQDINNWGLLGNRNWSWEVLEPFFNKSETFIRPSTQTEEALRTQYIDQSLHGDEGPILTTFADIYFPLDEAWPRTYETLGLAVDGDPRNGLALGGYTNMLNMDPKSRSRSYAATTYLQDASKRQNFKAMTGAHVQRILFDQDEGTHRAVGAIYNINGTTHKVFAKKEVILSAGAFGSPQLLELSGVGDPEVLQKFGIPQVVENHNVGEGLEDHVYVPLGYEVRPGIFTLDDFANGTLFDEAYQNFIDRRDGPLATTSAMSALLSLEQIGGYDRADLNQTVNMYCSSATITGESTSQSKLCRPSTAQQSILCDDIHNEAVMQEFAVPGGMSPQFVNDTSKLFASSVPGNFLTITAVLEHPFSRGSVHINSANASEYPTIDPRYLSHPLDVKLLAAAALHLQSVVQTTPLSDLLAGNGTIYQPGYHKLDEANVEDWVRESFQSEYHPCGTAAMLPREQGGVVDEKFRVYGVEGLRVIDASVFPLIPRANIQSLVYAIAERGADFIKEDAA; encoded by the coding sequence ATGGTCGCGTATCATTTGCTGCTTGGCATTGCCATCACAGCATTCGCTCGCGATCAATACGACTATGTTGTGGTCGGCGGAGGCACCGCAGGCCTGACAGTAGCAGCTCGGCTCAGCGAGGATACGAAGACTACAGTGGCCGTGCTCGAAGCAGGCGAGGACCGGTCTCAAGATGTGAACGTCCTAGCCCCGAACCTCTTGACCTCGCTCTACAGCGACGAAAGATATGACTGGAACTATCACACAACCCCTCAGGAGCATGTCAACAACAATGTGATCGCCCATCCACGCGGTAAGCAGCTTGGGGGCTCTTCGGCTATCAACTTCCTCTGGTGGACGCATGCCTCGCAGCAGGACATCAACAATTGGGGGCTTCTCGGCAACAGGAACTGGAGCTGGGAAGTGCTTGAGCCATTCTTCAACAAATCCGAGACATTCATCAGACCTTCAACGCAGACGGAAGAGGCACTGCGTACTCAGTATATCGACCAAAGCCTGCACGGAGATGAAGGGCCCATCTTGACCACTTTTGCCGACATCTACTTCCCACTCGACGAAGCATGGCCAAGGACCTACGAGACCTTGGGTCTTGCAGTCGATGGCGATCCGCGAAATGGACTCGCGCTTGGCGGTTATACGAACATGCTGAACATGGATCCGAAGTCGAGAAGTCGCAGCTACGCTGCTACCACATATTTGCAAGATGCTTCGAAGCGACAGAACTTCAAAGCCATGACTGGTGCGCACGTTCAGCGTATACTGTTTGACCAAGATGAAGGGACACATCGTGCAGTGGGCGCAATTTACAACATCAATGGTACGACGCACAAAGTCTTTGCGAAGAAAGAAGTGATTTTGAGTGCCGGTGCCTTTGGTTCGCCTCAGTTACTGGAGCTGTCCGGAGTTGGCGATCCTGAAGTGCTGCAAAAGTTTGGCATTCCACAGGTCGTGGAGAATCACAATGTCGGCGAGGGCCTGGAAGATCATGTGTACGTTCCTCTCGGTTACGAAGTTCGGCCTGGTATCTTTACCTTAGACGACTTCGCAAACGGAACCCTTTTCGACGAGGCATATCAGAATTTCATCGACCGACGCGATGGTCCACTGGCGACGACTAGCGCCATGTCAGCATTGCTTTCTCTCGAACAAATCGGCGGCTACGATAGAGCAGACCTAAATCAGACAGTCAACATGTACTGCTCGAGTGCAACGATCACTGGTGAAAGTACAAGCCAATCCAAGCTATGCAGACCAAGCACTGCTCAGCAGTCCATACTCTGCGACGACATCCACAACGAAGCTGTGATGCAAGAGTTTGCGGTGCCGGGCGGGATGTCTCCTCAGTTTGTCAATGACACAAGCAAGCTATTCGCATCGAGTGTCCCAGGCAACTTTTTGACAATCACAGCTGTGCTTGAACATCCGTTCTCGCGCGGTAGCGTTCACATCAATTCAGCGAATGCGTCGGAGTATCCGACCATTGACCCCAGATATCTATCTCATCCGCTGGATGTCAAgctccttgctgctgctgcgttgcACCTACAGAGCGTTGTCCAGACCACGCCACTTTCGGATCTACTGGCAGGAAACGGAACGATTTACCAACCAGGATATCACAAGCTCGATGAAGCAAATGTGGAGGATTGGGTTCGTGAGAGCTTCCAGAGTGAATATCATCCTTGTGGAACAGCTGCCATGCTGCCGCGAGAGCAGGGAGGCGTTGTAGATGAGAAATTTCGAGTATACGGAGTCGAGGGCTTAAGAGTGATCGATGCAAGCGTGTTTCCACTTATCCCACGGGCAAATATCCAGAGTCTGGTATATGCCATCGCGGAACGAGGCGCGGACTTCATCAAGGAGGATGCAGCTTGA
- a CDS encoding uncharacterized protein (antiSMASH:Cluster_11), giving the protein METSPAEYQRDDFLAGIPPPPEDEFCVFGTVYAHPEHADALEAVYAETTRVAASEPGILYYCLARDQDDRNVFHFFERYTGRKAFEEHNNTPTVRKLLADGLIKGVKAKFVKAIQPAESGST; this is encoded by the exons ATGGAGACCAGCCCAGCAGAGTACCAGCGCGACGACTTTCTCGCCGGCATTCCCCCGCCTCCCGAGGACGAGTTCTGTGTCTTCGGCACA GTCTACGCTCATCCAGAGCATGCAGATGCTCTCGAGGCTGTATACGCAGAGACGACACGTGTTGCAGCTTCAGAGCCTGGAATTCTGTACTATTGCCTGGCCAGAGACCAGGACGACCGCAACGTGttccacttcttcgagcGCTACACTGGACGCAAAGCTTTCGAAGAGCACAACAACACGCCGACTGTGAGGAAGCTGCTGGCTGATGGCCTCATCAAAGGCGTAAAAGCAAAGTTCGTCAAAGCTATCCAGCCGGCTGAAAGTGGTTCGACTTGA
- a CDS encoding uncharacterized protein (antiSMASH:Cluster_11) has protein sequence MDGSLDEVFVKEEMELVEGAAGRGAGTLALDGDSEDYCKGGYHPVQVGEDAGAGLTTDSRHLSPHIAGERSGVDRRSSQGCWVTALSDETHHQKNTVHQRLRAKSSSLQVDKRIASQLGQASHVLHHAHEQRL, from the exons ATGGATGGATCCCTGGACGAGGTTTTCGTCAAGGAAGAGATGGAGCTTGTTGAGGGCGCTGCTGGACGAGGA GCAGGGACACTGGCGCTGGACGGGGATTCCGAAGACTACTGCAAGGGTGGTTACCACCCTGTGCAAGTAGGCGAGGACGCTGGTGCTGGCCTCACCACCGACAGCCGACACCTCAGCCCTCATATCGCTGGCGAACGTTCTGGCGTCGATCGGAGGTCATCTCAagggtgttgggtgacgGCGCTGAGTGACGAGACCCACCACCAGAAGAACACCGTCCACCAACGGCTGCGggcgaagtcgtcgtcgctgcaaGTCGACAAGCGAATTGCTTCTCAACTCGGGCAAGCTAGTCATGTTCTCCATCATGCCCACGAGCAGCGATTGTAA